The Cronobacter sakazakii genome has a window encoding:
- a CDS encoding LysR family transcriptional regulator: MDIKVLRNLLKTAQMGSLTCAAEEANITIQALAAQLNKAEEYFGFKIFNRNNKGVVLTSEGKDLLPYIMNVVKTSEHLRLKAEQLKKSTTTPIRIALNSTFSVDTNKKIINFMIDKLSDYSVIFSTSESPENLVKIAKDETDIAVVLGGNVPPGFYSIKLTGLNIKVIAACSAESAAAATTLVQPLAECPYSASFDKFTARHKPLLQEASVIFSGSELITVSLMKSFSSIGIISQDLAQANGLNILPGFEDVLDVHLIMKEPILTEHDLESFYNNVVHLPEIPLTA; the protein is encoded by the coding sequence ATGGATATTAAGGTTTTGAGGAATCTGCTAAAAACCGCGCAGATGGGTTCGCTAACCTGTGCCGCGGAAGAGGCGAATATCACTATTCAGGCGCTGGCGGCGCAACTTAACAAAGCGGAAGAATATTTTGGTTTTAAAATATTTAATCGCAATAATAAAGGCGTGGTACTAACGTCTGAGGGTAAGGATTTACTGCCCTATATTATGAATGTCGTCAAAACTTCCGAGCACCTGCGCCTCAAAGCCGAACAGCTTAAGAAAAGCACGACAACGCCCATTCGCATCGCACTCAACAGTACCTTCTCTGTCGATACTAATAAGAAAATCATCAACTTCATGATCGACAAACTGAGCGACTACAGCGTAATTTTCAGCACGTCGGAATCACCGGAAAATCTGGTGAAAATCGCCAAAGACGAAACGGACATCGCAGTGGTATTGGGTGGGAACGTGCCGCCCGGCTTCTACAGCATCAAATTAACCGGGCTGAATATTAAAGTGATTGCCGCCTGCTCGGCAGAAAGCGCCGCCGCCGCCACCACGCTGGTGCAACCGCTGGCGGAATGCCCGTACTCCGCGAGCTTTGATAAATTTACCGCCCGGCATAAGCCGCTCCTGCAGGAGGCCAGCGTGATTTTCTCCGGCAGTGAGCTGATTACCGTTTCCCTGATGAAGAGTTTCAGCAGCATCGGGATTATTTCTCAGGATCTGGCGCAGGCGAACGGCCTGAATATCTTGCCGGGCTTTGAAGATGTGCTTGATGTGCATCTGATAATGAAAGAACCGATTCTGACCGAGCATGATCTGGAATCGTTCTATAACAATGTGGTGCATCTGCCAGAGATCCCGCTGACCGCATAA
- a CDS encoding 4'-phosphopantetheinyl transferase family protein — MATHFARRTLGPELSISPRLSADALKASQHLPEHRRSRFLASRSLLAELVFMLYGIPVLPEIVVNEQGRPRFTDPGLADFSLAHTGNMLGVAITTEGCCGLDMELQPATRTFTHPLAPQTGHTLSKNETIWVDNQNDPLEARTQLVTLRRSLLKLTGQQNDDGQHFQLLPGAGKLRVAQFPHVEAACDAEDVLIWTVAVSPAIEKLYLWEYDSIQGWRSLPDMRKRSTSPDTRLMRFTSLPSEKAMSIN, encoded by the coding sequence ATGGCAACGCATTTTGCAAGAAGGACGCTTGGCCCCGAACTCAGCATCTCCCCCAGGCTCTCAGCCGACGCGCTGAAAGCCTCGCAACACCTGCCGGAGCACCGCCGCAGCCGTTTTCTGGCGTCGCGCTCGCTGCTGGCCGAGCTGGTATTTATGCTCTATGGCATTCCTGTGCTGCCGGAAATCGTGGTCAACGAGCAGGGCCGCCCGCGCTTTACCGACCCAGGCCTTGCGGACTTCTCTCTCGCCCATACCGGCAATATGCTGGGTGTGGCGATTACCACCGAAGGCTGTTGTGGGCTGGATATGGAACTACAGCCCGCCACTCGCACGTTTACGCACCCTCTCGCACCGCAAACCGGCCATACGCTTAGCAAAAATGAAACCATCTGGGTGGATAATCAAAATGACCCGCTGGAAGCGCGTACCCAGCTGGTGACGCTGCGCCGCAGCCTGCTGAAGCTGACAGGCCAGCAGAATGATGACGGTCAGCATTTCCAGCTGTTGCCAGGTGCCGGCAAACTGCGCGTGGCGCAATTTCCGCATGTGGAAGCGGCGTGCGATGCTGAAGACGTATTAATCTGGACAGTGGCGGTATCGCCCGCTATTGAAAAGCTGTATCTGTGGGAATATGACAGCATACAGGGCTGGCGCAGCCTGCCGGATATGCGTAAACGCAGCACCAGCCCGGATACGCGTCTGATGCGCTTTACCAGTCTGCCCTCGGAAAAAGCGATGAGTATTAACTAA